The following are encoded together in the Drosophila takahashii strain IR98-3 E-12201 chromosome X, DtakHiC1v2, whole genome shotgun sequence genome:
- the inaE gene encoding diacylglycerol lipase-alpha isoform X3 — protein MPGLVVFRRRWSVGSDDLVVPGAFLLTIHFICFLIVSVSLVIFEYNTRILSIKLLFYHLIGYLLILFFSICVEIGICVISMRGSILDAEARTSINIWIYLKSLVILFDIAWLGVGSVWLGHYYTTAPIDDPKKVYIAIIICNWALVVITLITIWCTFDAAGRSWVKMKKYQRSMRETESRFNYKRSNSMNRNWRQRKVMRAYQDSWDHRCRLLFCCMGSSERNRNSFTDIARLLSDFFRELDVVPSDVVAGLVLLRKFQRLEREAIVRQRKNGTYEFLSGVPITERTQFLALNDAKNYDFFQTVIHYMYFAQGAYGWPMYVIINRSKMWHLVPELKCFGCCCGSNDDTEVIQDNCCLCNYAALKKTLQLGDIDIVYATYHVDVGETPFFVAIDYTHRAVVISIRGTLSMKDILTDLNAEGEVLPLQPPRDDWLGHKGMVQAAIYIRNKLQEENLIERALQRNLDRQTNTFDLVLVGHSLGAGTAAILAILLKPEHPTLQCFSYSPPGGLLSMPAVEYSKSFITSVVLGKDVVPRIGLNQMEALRADLINAIQRSVDPKWKTISCSVICCGCGPEPTSVVNMSGQDTHINQYQEERGTARSTSAHPTDSSIALTLHQPLYPPGRIIHIVRHHPKPDEQKYDSGWRNVLKNREPVYQAIWADSTDFDEVLISPVMLQDHMPDKVLAALKKVVTTSGPRKPQRQTSNAFSTGSNEGHDDTELELPPPNGMRFEPESDPGPGQMQGSMSQSHSQHCQRPSQSSYTNLSNCLVLTPTTQHKLCLETSFTNGSAAPLLQPAAAAPPPPAQRRLNSAASSLLSSATTAPYDISSALDDSLATVALRQSPSLISAETTATVIQGNLGEDPEEMVALPRLKAVAFDMAWTPPPQMPDRSLLGRQHSEKKPRSLPLAQVQALRRASDAGANPGVDLLHDDWYGLAPLASPETLSEISSVSSRTSVPISLANSIERYLQHMGVGVGVGAPKVPLEDIFESQLHTPKVMRRAPKFSENLAGCAEDTRNLDQYKRLGRVFITFPRIFPDSLATATTHSLDSSDDSFESASAHSLQRLQLPGSNAVQSSKSADPLDGVDQEATRISQPAKKLTFSDSDILTDADCLRLCPYCPCDRDVQRGCCTRSEHGKCGGLEMCDAGAGGSATDTSFYSASSSLEQFATPARQNGGPVPHLGELEILMRPGVLESHFPVLGGGMEAMETPALVAPASPSPLSNGKRPDVVGGRVRKRLSSEEFVFARAEDLPSLVQIGERSSSGSSPTAAAAGGRRRAKGCVYPAGNSLRLDAAAGAAAAAASASPTSISKFTRTRVAAGSGGSAANNESNV, from the exons ATGCCTGGACTTGTGGTCTTCAGACGTCGCTGGTCTGTGGGCTCTGATGATCTCGTGGTGCCGGGCGCATTTCTCCTGACGATTCATTTTATATG TTTTCTGATTGTTAGCGTCTCGTTGGTTATCTTTGAGTATAATACACGAATTTTAagcataaaattattgttcTATCATCTAATAGGCTACTTGTTGATACTATTTT TTTCAATATGTGTAGAAATAGGTATATGTGTGATCTCGATGCGTGGCAGTATTCTGGATGCCGAGGCGCGCACCTCGATCAACATCTGGATATATCTCAAGAGCT TGGTAATACTGTTCGATATTGCCTGGCTGGGGGTGGGCTCCGTTTGGCTGGGGCATTACTACACCACCGCACCCATCGATGATCCCAAAAAGGTCTACATAG CCATCATCATCTGCAATTGGGCTCTGGTGGTGATCACCCTCATCACGATATGGTGCACCTTCGATGCAGCCGGAAGATCCTGGGTGAAGATGAAGAAGTACCAGCGATCCATGCGCGAAACGGAGTCGCGGTTCAACTACAAGCGGAGCAACAGTATGAACCGCAATTGGCGGCAGAG GAAAGTGATGCGAGCCTACCAGGACAGCTGGGACCATCGCTGTCGCCTGCTCTTCTGCTGCATGGGCTCCTCGGAGCGCAACCGCAACTCGTTCACGGACATCGCCCGCCTGCTGAGCGACTTCTTCCGCGAACTGGACGTGGTGCCCTCGGATGTGGTGGCCGGACTCGTCCTGCTCCGCAAGTTCCAGCGGCTGGAGCGCGAGGCCATCGTGCGGCAGCGCAAGAACGGCACCTACGAGTTCCTCAGCGGCGTACCGATCACGGAGCGGACCCAGTTCCTAGCACTCAACGATGCCAAAAACTACGACTTCTTTCAGACGGTCATCCACTACATGTACTTTGCCCAGGGCGCCTACGGCTGGCCCATGTACGTCATCATCAATCGCAGCAAAATGTGGCACCTGGTGCCGGAACTGAA ATGCTtcggctgctgctgtggcAGCAACGATGATACGGAGGTCATCCAGGACAACTGCTGTCTGTGCAACTATGCGGCGCTGAAGAAGACGCTCCAGCTGGGCGACATCGACATCGTGTATGCCACCTACCACGTGGACGTGGGCGAGACGCCCTTCTTCGTGGCCATCGACTACACGCACCGGGCGGTGGTGATCAGCATACGCGGCACGCTGAGCATGAAGGACATCCTCACGGATCTGAATGCCGAGGGCGAGGTCCTGCCGCTGCAGCCGCCGCGCGACGATTGGCTGGGCCACAAGGGCATGGTGCAGGCGGCCATCTATATACGCAACAAGCTGCAGGAGGAGAACCTCATCGAGAGGGCGCTGCAGCGGAACCTCGACCGCCAGACGAACACCTTCGACCTGGTGCTCGTGGGTCACTCGCTGGGCGCCGGCACAGCGGCCATTCTTGCCATACTCCTGAAGCCCGAGCATCCGACGCTCCAGTGCTTCAGCTACTCCCCGCCCGGCGGTCTGCTCAG TATGCCCGCCGTGGAGTACTCCAAGTCGTTCATCACCTCGGTGGTGCTGGGCAAGGACGTGGTGCCGCGCATCGGACTCAATCAGATGGAAGCCCTGCGGGCGGACCTCATCAACGCCATTCAGCGCAGCGTGGATCCCAAG TGGAAGACCATTTCCTGTTCGGTAATCTGCTGTGGCTGTGGACCCGAGCCCACTTCCGTGGTCAACATGTCCGGCCAGGACACGCACATCAATCAGTACCAGGAG gaGCGCGGCACTGCCCGTTCGACCAGCGCCCATCCCACGGATAGCTCGATAGCTTTAACCCTGCACCAGCCCTTATATCCGCCCGGTCGCATCATCCACATTGTGCGACATCATCCCAAGCCCGACGA gCAAAAATACGACAGTGGTTGGAG AAATGTGCTGAAGAATCGGGAACCCGTCTACCAGGCCATCTGGGCCGACTCCACGGACTTCGATGAGGTGCTCATCTCGCCGGTGATGCTGCAGGATCACATGCCCGACAAGGTCCTCGCCGCCCTCAAGAAG GTTGTAACAACGAGTGGGCCACGCAAGCCACAGCGCCAGACCTCCAATGCATTCTCCACGGGATCGAACGAAGGCCACGACGACACGGAACTGGAGCTGCCGCCGCCGAATGGCATGAGATTCGAGCCGGAATCCGATCCTGGTCCTGGCCAGATGCAGGGCTCGATGTCGCAATCGCATTCGCAGCACTGCCAGCGCCCCTCGCAAAGTTCCTACACGAACCTGAGCAACTGCCTCGTCCTGACGCCGACGACCCAGCACAAGCTGTGCCTGGAGACGTCCTTCACCAACGGCTCGGCGGCGCCGCTCCTCcagccagctgctgctgctcctcctcctcctgcccAGAGGCGCCTGAACTCGGCGGCCTCCTCGCTGCTGAGCTCGGCGACCACGGCGCCGTATGACATATCAAGTGCTCTGGACGACAGCCTGGCCACAGTGGCGCTGCGCCAGAGTCCCTCGCTGATCAGCGCCGAGACGACGGCCACGGTTATCCAGGGAAATCTGGGCGAGGATCCTGAGGAGATGGTCGCCCTGCCGCGGCTCAAGGCGGTGGCCTTTGACATGGCCTGGACTCCGCCGCCCCAGATGCCCGATAggtccctgctcgggcgccagcACTCCGAGAAGAAGCCGCGCTCCCTGCCGCTGGCCCAGGTTCAGGCCTTGCGTCGAGCCTCCGATGCAGGTGCTAATCCCGGAGTGGACCTCCTGCACGACGACTGGTACGGCCTGGCCCCGCTGGCCAGTCCCGAGACGCTCTCGGAGATCTCCTCCGTCTCCTCGCGCACCAGCGTGCCCATCAGTCTGGCCAACAGCATCGAGCGGTATTTGCAGCACATGGGAGTGGGAGTGGGTGTGGGTGCTCCAAAGGTGCCGCTGGAGGACATCTTCGAGTCGCAGCTGCACACGCCCAAGGTGATGAGGCGAGCGCCCAAGTTCAGCGAGAATCTCGCCGGCTGTGCGGAGGACACCAGGAACCTGGATCAGTACAAGCGGCTGGGCCGCGTCTTTATCACCTTTCCGCGCATCTTTCCCGACTCCCTGGCCACGGCAACGACCCATAGTTTGGACTCGAGCGACGATAGCTTCGAGTCGGCCTCCGCCCACAGCCTGCAGAGGCTTCAGCTCCCGGGCTCCAATGCAGTGCAGAGCTCCAAGTCCGCCGATCCGCTGGACGGAGTGGATCAGGAGGCGACCAGGATCAGCCAGCCGGCCAAGAAGCTGACCTTCAGCGACAGCGACATCCTCACGGATGCCGACTGCCTGCGGCTGTGTCCGTACTGTCCCTGCGACCGGGATGTCCAGCGGGGCTGCTGCACTCGCTCCGAGCACGGCAAGTGCGGTGGCCTGGAGATGTGCGACGCGGGAGCAGGCGGATCGGCCACCGACACCAGTTTCTACAGCGCCAGCTCGTCGCTGGAGCAGTTTGCCACGCCGGCGAGGCAGAACGGTGGTCCTGTTCCGCACCTGGGCGAGCTGGAGATCCTCATGCGTCCCGGCGTCCTGGAGTCCCACTTTCCCGTCCTCGGCGGTGGCATGGAGGCCATGGAGACCCCGGCCCTGGTGGCCCCCGCCTCACCCTCGCCGCTGAGCAATGGCAAACGGCCGGATGTGGTGGGCGGACGGGTGAGGAAGCGCCTCTCCTCCGAGGAGTTCGTCTTCGCGCGGGCTGAGGATCTGCCCAGCCTAGTACAAATCGGTGAGCGGAGCTCCTCGGGCTCCTCACccacggcggcggcggcgggcgGTCGCCGGCGGGCCAAGGGCTGTGTCTATCCGGCCGGGAATAGCCTGCGCCTGGATGCGGCCGCCGGAGCAGCCGCTGCAGCCGCCTCCGCATCACCCACGTCCATTAGTAAATTTACCCGCACCCGAGTGGCCGCAGGATCCGGAGGATCGGCTGCCAATAACGAAAGTAACGTTTAG
- the inaE gene encoding uncharacterized protein inaE isoform X5: MEPVLSIIICNWALVVITLITIWCTFDAAGRSWVKMKKYQRSMRETESRFNYKRSNSMNRNWRQRKVMRAYQDSWDHRCRLLFCCMGSSERNRNSFTDIARLLSDFFRELDVVPSDVVAGLVLLRKFQRLEREAIVRQRKNGTYEFLSGVPITERTQFLALNDAKNYDFFQTVIHYMYFAQGAYGWPMYVIINRSKMWHLVPELKCFGCCCGSNDDTEVIQDNCCLCNYAALKKTLQLGDIDIVYATYHVDVGETPFFVAIDYTHRAVVISIRGTLSMKDILTDLNAEGEVLPLQPPRDDWLGHKGMVQAAIYIRNKLQEENLIERALQRNLDRQTNTFDLVLVGHSLGAGTAAILAILLKPEHPTLQCFSYSPPGGLLSMPAVEYSKSFITSVVLGKDVVPRIGLNQMEALRADLINAIQRSVDPKWKTISCSVICCGCGPEPTSVVNMSGQDTHINQYQEERGTARSTSAHPTDSSIALTLHQPLYPPGRIIHIVRHHPKPDEQKYDSGWRNVLKNREPVYQAIWADSTDFDEVLISPVMLQDHMPDKVLAALKKVVSCRDRTVKACTTRRRNDNTTITTTTTTTVTTTTTTTQNTDTSGPRKPQRQTSNAFSTGSNEGHDDTELELPPPNGMRFEPESDPGPGQMQGSMSQSHSQHCQRPSQSSYTNLSNCLVLTPTTQHKLCLETSFTNGSAAPLLQPAAAAPPPPAQRRLNSAASSLLSSATTAPYDISSALDDSLATVALRQSPSLISAETTATVIQGNLGEDPEEMVALPRLKAVAFDMAWTPPPQMPDRSLLGRQHSEKKPRSLPLAQVQALRRASDAGANPGVDLLHDDWYGLAPLASPETLSEISSVSSRTSVPISLANSIERYLQHMGVGVGVGAPKVPLEDIFESQLHTPKVMRRAPKFSENLAGCAEDTRNLDQYKRLGRVFITFPRIFPDSLATATTHSLDSSDDSFESASAHSLQRLQLPGSNAVQSSKSADPLDGVDQEATRISQPAKKLTFSDSDILTDADCLRLCPYCPCDRDVQRGCCTRSEHGKCGGLEMCDAGAGGSATDTSFYSASSSLEQFATPARQNGGPVPHLGELEILMRPGVLESHFPVLGGGMEAMETPALVAPASPSPLSNGKRPDVVGGRVRKRLSSEEFVFARAEDLPSLVQIGERSSSGSSPTAAAAGGRRRAKGCVYPAGNSLRLDAAAGAAAAAASASPTSISKFTRTRVAAGSGGSAANNESNV; encoded by the exons ATGGAACCTGTATTAT CCATCATCATCTGCAATTGGGCTCTGGTGGTGATCACCCTCATCACGATATGGTGCACCTTCGATGCAGCCGGAAGATCCTGGGTGAAGATGAAGAAGTACCAGCGATCCATGCGCGAAACGGAGTCGCGGTTCAACTACAAGCGGAGCAACAGTATGAACCGCAATTGGCGGCAGAG GAAAGTGATGCGAGCCTACCAGGACAGCTGGGACCATCGCTGTCGCCTGCTCTTCTGCTGCATGGGCTCCTCGGAGCGCAACCGCAACTCGTTCACGGACATCGCCCGCCTGCTGAGCGACTTCTTCCGCGAACTGGACGTGGTGCCCTCGGATGTGGTGGCCGGACTCGTCCTGCTCCGCAAGTTCCAGCGGCTGGAGCGCGAGGCCATCGTGCGGCAGCGCAAGAACGGCACCTACGAGTTCCTCAGCGGCGTACCGATCACGGAGCGGACCCAGTTCCTAGCACTCAACGATGCCAAAAACTACGACTTCTTTCAGACGGTCATCCACTACATGTACTTTGCCCAGGGCGCCTACGGCTGGCCCATGTACGTCATCATCAATCGCAGCAAAATGTGGCACCTGGTGCCGGAACTGAA ATGCTtcggctgctgctgtggcAGCAACGATGATACGGAGGTCATCCAGGACAACTGCTGTCTGTGCAACTATGCGGCGCTGAAGAAGACGCTCCAGCTGGGCGACATCGACATCGTGTATGCCACCTACCACGTGGACGTGGGCGAGACGCCCTTCTTCGTGGCCATCGACTACACGCACCGGGCGGTGGTGATCAGCATACGCGGCACGCTGAGCATGAAGGACATCCTCACGGATCTGAATGCCGAGGGCGAGGTCCTGCCGCTGCAGCCGCCGCGCGACGATTGGCTGGGCCACAAGGGCATGGTGCAGGCGGCCATCTATATACGCAACAAGCTGCAGGAGGAGAACCTCATCGAGAGGGCGCTGCAGCGGAACCTCGACCGCCAGACGAACACCTTCGACCTGGTGCTCGTGGGTCACTCGCTGGGCGCCGGCACAGCGGCCATTCTTGCCATACTCCTGAAGCCCGAGCATCCGACGCTCCAGTGCTTCAGCTACTCCCCGCCCGGCGGTCTGCTCAG TATGCCCGCCGTGGAGTACTCCAAGTCGTTCATCACCTCGGTGGTGCTGGGCAAGGACGTGGTGCCGCGCATCGGACTCAATCAGATGGAAGCCCTGCGGGCGGACCTCATCAACGCCATTCAGCGCAGCGTGGATCCCAAG TGGAAGACCATTTCCTGTTCGGTAATCTGCTGTGGCTGTGGACCCGAGCCCACTTCCGTGGTCAACATGTCCGGCCAGGACACGCACATCAATCAGTACCAGGAG gaGCGCGGCACTGCCCGTTCGACCAGCGCCCATCCCACGGATAGCTCGATAGCTTTAACCCTGCACCAGCCCTTATATCCGCCCGGTCGCATCATCCACATTGTGCGACATCATCCCAAGCCCGACGA gCAAAAATACGACAGTGGTTGGAG AAATGTGCTGAAGAATCGGGAACCCGTCTACCAGGCCATCTGGGCCGACTCCACGGACTTCGATGAGGTGCTCATCTCGCCGGTGATGCTGCAGGATCACATGCCCGACAAGGTCCTCGCCGCCCTCAAGAAG GTCGTGTCTTGTAGAGATCGAACCGTAAAGGCATGTACCACTCGTAGACGTAATGATAACACGACaataactacaactacaactacaacagttacaacaacaactacgaCAACACAAAATACAGATACCAG TGGGCCACGCAAGCCACAGCGCCAGACCTCCAATGCATTCTCCACGGGATCGAACGAAGGCCACGACGACACGGAACTGGAGCTGCCGCCGCCGAATGGCATGAGATTCGAGCCGGAATCCGATCCTGGTCCTGGCCAGATGCAGGGCTCGATGTCGCAATCGCATTCGCAGCACTGCCAGCGCCCCTCGCAAAGTTCCTACACGAACCTGAGCAACTGCCTCGTCCTGACGCCGACGACCCAGCACAAGCTGTGCCTGGAGACGTCCTTCACCAACGGCTCGGCGGCGCCGCTCCTCcagccagctgctgctgctcctcctcctcctgcccAGAGGCGCCTGAACTCGGCGGCCTCCTCGCTGCTGAGCTCGGCGACCACGGCGCCGTATGACATATCAAGTGCTCTGGACGACAGCCTGGCCACAGTGGCGCTGCGCCAGAGTCCCTCGCTGATCAGCGCCGAGACGACGGCCACGGTTATCCAGGGAAATCTGGGCGAGGATCCTGAGGAGATGGTCGCCCTGCCGCGGCTCAAGGCGGTGGCCTTTGACATGGCCTGGACTCCGCCGCCCCAGATGCCCGATAggtccctgctcgggcgccagcACTCCGAGAAGAAGCCGCGCTCCCTGCCGCTGGCCCAGGTTCAGGCCTTGCGTCGAGCCTCCGATGCAGGTGCTAATCCCGGAGTGGACCTCCTGCACGACGACTGGTACGGCCTGGCCCCGCTGGCCAGTCCCGAGACGCTCTCGGAGATCTCCTCCGTCTCCTCGCGCACCAGCGTGCCCATCAGTCTGGCCAACAGCATCGAGCGGTATTTGCAGCACATGGGAGTGGGAGTGGGTGTGGGTGCTCCAAAGGTGCCGCTGGAGGACATCTTCGAGTCGCAGCTGCACACGCCCAAGGTGATGAGGCGAGCGCCCAAGTTCAGCGAGAATCTCGCCGGCTGTGCGGAGGACACCAGGAACCTGGATCAGTACAAGCGGCTGGGCCGCGTCTTTATCACCTTTCCGCGCATCTTTCCCGACTCCCTGGCCACGGCAACGACCCATAGTTTGGACTCGAGCGACGATAGCTTCGAGTCGGCCTCCGCCCACAGCCTGCAGAGGCTTCAGCTCCCGGGCTCCAATGCAGTGCAGAGCTCCAAGTCCGCCGATCCGCTGGACGGAGTGGATCAGGAGGCGACCAGGATCAGCCAGCCGGCCAAGAAGCTGACCTTCAGCGACAGCGACATCCTCACGGATGCCGACTGCCTGCGGCTGTGTCCGTACTGTCCCTGCGACCGGGATGTCCAGCGGGGCTGCTGCACTCGCTCCGAGCACGGCAAGTGCGGTGGCCTGGAGATGTGCGACGCGGGAGCAGGCGGATCGGCCACCGACACCAGTTTCTACAGCGCCAGCTCGTCGCTGGAGCAGTTTGCCACGCCGGCGAGGCAGAACGGTGGTCCTGTTCCGCACCTGGGCGAGCTGGAGATCCTCATGCGTCCCGGCGTCCTGGAGTCCCACTTTCCCGTCCTCGGCGGTGGCATGGAGGCCATGGAGACCCCGGCCCTGGTGGCCCCCGCCTCACCCTCGCCGCTGAGCAATGGCAAACGGCCGGATGTGGTGGGCGGACGGGTGAGGAAGCGCCTCTCCTCCGAGGAGTTCGTCTTCGCGCGGGCTGAGGATCTGCCCAGCCTAGTACAAATCGGTGAGCGGAGCTCCTCGGGCTCCTCACccacggcggcggcggcgggcgGTCGCCGGCGGGCCAAGGGCTGTGTCTATCCGGCCGGGAATAGCCTGCGCCTGGATGCGGCCGCCGGAGCAGCCGCTGCAGCCGCCTCCGCATCACCCACGTCCATTAGTAAATTTACCCGCACCCGAGTGGCCGCAGGATCCGGAGGATCGGCTGCCAATAACGAAAGTAACGTTTAG